A stretch of Colletotrichum lupini chromosome 2, complete sequence DNA encodes these proteins:
- a CDS encoding WD domain-containing protein has translation MAGYNNRPLSFSERRGSMLSDDMTLNTGSSSSSTRLEKMPQRPGHIRGPPTPSMTTPAADFDQQLTGSPPPPPTPAASPGPSHHQLDWSDAADDEDFFLAKVRHHFKNSGAPHRTRLLADLLNMCTSQQLSFVHQFVSPLLKKDPFTSLPDELCLRILSFIDDPKVLARASQVSRRWRDLLSDDMTWKNLCVKHDYGRRLSEVASSMGSGSRPGAQPLWGDDYASSSFPGALPMTAHASGSRSLDGAGNSRPKMRSYKSHFKQRYLVEAAWRSGGTSTTRNITQEGGVVTSLHLTPKYIIVALDNAKIHVFDTKGNQQRTLQGHVMGVWAMVPWDDILVSGGCDRDVRVWNLATGNVLVGHGASVRCLEIKGDIVVSGSYDTMAKVWSISEGRCIQTLQGHFSQIYAIAFDGKRVVTGSLDTNVRIWDPRTAECLAILQGHTSLVGQLQMRGDTLVTGGSDGSVRVWSLEKMCPIHRLAAHDNSVTSLQFDDTRVVSGGSDGRVKIWDLKTGHLVRELIAQGEAVWRVAFEDEKCVALALRQNRTVMERVLQEAPNRPLSAMQLDYRQTQPTVAGSSREAAGSQDVDMRDAGPSTAPLQGGNKTFFHDD, from the exons ATGGCAGGCTACAACAATAGACCACTAAGTTTCTCTGAGAGAAGGGGGAGCATGCTCAGCGACGACATGACGCTCAACACTGGATCCAGTTCCAGCAGCACCAGACTCGAGAAGATGCCTCAAAGGCCGGGGCACATCAGAGGACCGCCCACACCCAGCATGACTACTCCTGCTGCAGACTTCGATCAGCAGTTGACGGGCTCGCCACCTCCCCCGCCCACACCAGCTGCCTCGCCAGGCCCCTCACATCATCAACTCGACTGGAGCGATGccgccgacgacgaagaTTTCTTTCTTGCCAAAGTGCGCCATCACTTCAAGAACTCTGGCGCCCCTCACCGTACTCGCCTCCTGGCCGATCTTCTGAACATGTGCACAAGTCAACAGCTGAGCTTCGTTCACCAGTTCGTCAGCCCTCTTCTCAAGAAGGATCCATTCACGAGCCTTCCAGATGAGCTGTGTTTACGC ATTCTCTCCTTTATAGATGACCCCAAGGTCTTGGCCCGTGCCTCGCAAGTATCCCGGAGATGGAGAGACTTGTTGAGTGATGACATGACGTGGAAGAACCTTTGTGTTAAGCACGACTACGGCAGACGCCTGTCTGAAGTTGCTTCATCGATGGGCAGCGGATCTCGACCTGGTGCCCAGCCTCTATGGGGAGACGACTACGCCAGCAGCAGTTTCCCAGGTGCGTTGCCTATGACGGCTCATGCTTCTGGATCCCGTAGTCTTGATGGGGCCGGCAATTCAAGACCCAAGATGAGGTCTTATAAATCGCACTTCAAGCAGCGATATCTCGTCGAGGCTGCCTGGAGATCCGGTGGCACTAGCACCACTAGGAACATCACTCAGGAAGGTGGTGTAGTTACGAGCTTGCACTTGACACCCAAGTACATTATCGTGGCCCTTGATAATGCCAAGATTCACGTCTTTGATACCAAGGGCAATCAGCAACGCACTCTACAGGGCCATGTCATGGGTGTCTGGGCGATGGTTCCTTGGGATGACATTCTCGTCAGTGGTGGGTGCGATCGTGACGTGCGGGTATGGAACTTGGCTACAGG AAATGTTCTTGTCGGCCATGGCGCTAGTGTTCGATGCCTCGAGATCAAGGGAGACATCGTCGTGTCAGGCAGCTACGACACCATGGCGAAGGTCTGGAGCATATCTGAGGGCAGGTGCATCCAGACACTCCAAGGTCACTTCAGTCAGATCTACGCCATTGCCTTTGACGGCAAGAGAGTTGTCACTGGCAGTCTCGACACCAATGTCCGCATCTGGGATCCCAGGACAGC TGAATGCCTGGCTATCCTGCAAGGTCACACCTCCCTCGTTGGTCAGCTGCAGATGCGTGGAGACACCCTCGTTACAGGCGGCTCAGATGGGTCAGTGCGAGTTTGGTCACTGGAGAAGATGTGCCCCATTCATCGGCTTGCGGCTCACGATAACAGCGTGACCAGCCTGCAGTTTGATGATACGAGGGTCGTCAGTGGTGGAAGTGACGGCCGGGTCAAGATCTGGGATCTGAAAACAGGCCACCTGGTCAGAGAGCTCATTGCTCAAGGAGAGGCAGTCTGGAGGGTGGCTTTTGAAGATGAGAAGTGTGTCGCTCTGGCTTTGCGACAAAACCGTACCGTCATGGAG CGAGTCCTTCAGGAGGCGCCAAATCGACCCTTGAGCGCCATGCAGCTCGACTATAGACAAACGCAGCCCACTGTCGCTGGGTCCAGTCGAGAAGCTGCTGGAAGTCAAGATGTTGACATGAGAGACGCTGGTCCTTCTACAGCCCCACTTCAGGGCGGTAACAAGACTTTCTTCCATGACGACTAG
- a CDS encoding DNA ligase I, with the protein MLPGKFLWARAATGPFRVTRLELLTRFFCSKRVEVPQGPPTTFMSALPRLLNSSIGQRNVLGSAFHTSFRLFTIYTRPAITMAPKQATLGKFFGAKGSKPEPQQSKLSFATKTAPKKEVKKEVEEEVDADKDAAETRASPSKPRKRTRSPSPAVQASSPKVKNEIVEEDEDDEPATKRPRRGRKRAIEDEDEDEVMDEAPSKSRSKSPKTSQARKNGTEKPVKAANASKTAQPKKSAKSPTPVVEDDKEDATESASEDDVVEDDEEEAKPTAAKKKKALEKVQMKLKTQTKDPYPDWKAGEPVPYAALCTTFSLIELTTKRLEIMAHCSLFLRQVLRLTPDDLLPTVLLMINKLAPDYAGIELGIGESLIMKSIGESTGRSLAVIKQDQKEIGDLGLVAVKSRSTQPTMFKPKALTIQGVHKGLMGIATVSGNGAQGRKVDAIKKLLSAADSHSSGKVDITKDKGGPSEAKYLVRFLEGKLRLGLAERSVLVSLAQAVVFHEADAKGQVPKTTDVEQAEAVLKTVYSELPSYDVIIPAMVEHGIMHLREHCKLKPGVPLKPMLAKPTKAITEVLDRFEDQTFTCEYKYDGERAQIHYVAKSADEEISQSLPGATTAAANGVAAIFSRNSEDLSKKYPDILTKLHTWVKEDTKSFVLDCETVAWDVDEKKVLPFQQLMTRKKKDVKIEDVKVKVCVFAFDLLYLNGEAIVEKSLRERRELLLNAFAPVEGEFALATHMDGRELEQIQVFLDESVKASCEGLMVKMLDGSESGYEPSKRSRNWLKIKKDYLSGIGDSLDLVVLGAYYGKGKRTSVYGAFLLACYNPSSDSYETVCNIGTGFSEAVLEELHKQLSDIVIDRPKPFYAHSSGGQHQPDVWFEPRYVWEVKTADLTLSPRYKAGCKEGVDPGGEKGISLRFPRFIKVRDDKKADEATSSRQVAEMYRKQESVTKSKGPAVDDDFEY; encoded by the exons ATGCTGCCTGGAAAGTTTCTGTGGGCCCGTGCAGCTACGGGTCCTTTTCGCGTCACCAGGCTGGAGCTCTTAACGCGATTCTTCTGCTCCAAGCGCGTCGAGGTTCCCCAGGGTCCTCCTACAACCTTCATGTCTGCTCTTCCCCGCCTTCTGAACAGTTCAATCGGTCAAAGAAACGTACTTGGGTCAGCGTTTCATACCAGCTTTCGACTCTTCACTATCTACACTCGACCAGCCATCACAATGGCGCCAAAGCAGGCGACGCTGGG AAAGTTCTTCGGAGCGAAAGGATCCAAGCCCGAACCCCAGCAGAGCAAGCTGAGCTTCGCCACCAAGACAGCCCCGAAGAAGGAGGTTAAGAAGGAGGTCGAAGAGGAGGTCGATGCAGACAAAGATGCCGCTGAGACACGGGCATCTCCTAGCA AGCCGCGGAAACGTACCAGAAGCCCGAGTCCCGCCGTACAAGCATCGAGCCCGAAGGTCAAGAATGAGATTGTGGAAGAGGATGAGGACGATGAGCCTGCCACAAAGAGACCGCGCAGAGGCCGCAAACGTGCAAttgaggacgaggacgaagatGAAGTGATGGACGAAGCTCCTAGCAAGTCCCGATCAAAATCACCAAAGACCTCCCAGGCCAGAAAGAACGGCACAGAGAAGCCTGTAAAGGCCGCAAACGCATCCAAGACTGCCCAACCGAAGAAAAGCGCCAAGTCTCCTACACCTGTCGTGGAGGACGATAAGGAGGATGCAACGGAGTCTGCGTCAGAAGACGACGTAGTTGAAGACGACGAAGAGGAGGCCAAGCCTACGGcagcgaagaagaagaaggccttGGAAAAGGTGCAGATGAAACTGAAGACCCAAACAAAGGACCCATATCCCGACTGGAAGGCGGGCGAACCAGTTCCCTATGCCGCGCTCTGTACCACCTTTTCTCTGATCGAGCTCACGACCAAGCGGCTCGAGATTATGGCACACTGTTCGCTATTCCTCCGACAGGTTCTGCGTCTGACCCCCGACGATCTTCTTCCCACTGTTCTGCTCATGATCAACAAGCTGGCTCCTGACTATGCCGGTATTGAGCTGGGCATTGGTGAGTCGCTCATCATGAAGTCCATTGGTGAATCCACGGGACGAAGCCTCGCAGTCATCAAGCAAGACCAGAAGGAGATTGGAGATCTCGGCCTCGTTGCCGTCAAGAGTAGATCAACACAGCCAACCATGTTCAAGCCCAAAGCTTTGACGATACAGGGAGTTCACAAGGGTCTCATGGGCATCGCCACTGTTTCTGGCAATGGTGCCCAGGGCCGTAAGGTTGACGCCATCAAGAAATTACTATCAGCAGCCGATTCCCATTCCTCCGGAAAGGTGGATATCACGAAGGACAAAGGCGGTCCCAGCGAAGCCAAGTATCTTGTCCGATTCCTCGAGGGTAAACTTCGATTGGGACTGGCAGAGAGGTCTGTTCTGGTGTCTTTGGCTCAAGCTGTGGTCTTCCACGAGGCCGACGCCAAAGGTCAGGTACCCAAGACGACAGACGTGGAACAGGCTGAGGCCGTTCTCAAGACGGTCTACAG TGAACTTCCGAGTTACGATGTCATCATCCCCGCCATGGTAGAACACGGCATCATGCATCTGCGCGAGCATTGCAAGCTGAAGCCCGGCGTGCCCCTGAAGCCAATGTTGGCAAAACCAACGAAAGCTATCACTGAAGTTCTGGACCGCTTCGAGGACCAGACCTTCACATGTGAATACAAGTACGACGGCGAACGAGCGCAGATCCATTACGTTGCGAAATCTGCGGACGAGGAGATTAGTCAATCTTTGCCAGGGGCTACGACCGCTGCGGCAAATGGTGTTGCTGCCATCTTTTCCCGTAACTCTGAAGATCTCTCCAAAAAGTATCCCGATATCCTTACCAAATTGCACACTTGGGTCAAGGAGGATACGAAGAGCTTCGTCCTTGACTGTGAGACAGTCGCGTGGGATGTTGACGAGAAGAAAGTCCTTCCTTTCCAGCAGCTGATGACGCGAAAGAAGAAGGATGTCAAAATCGAAGATGTCAAGGTGAAGGTCTGCGTTTTTGCTTTCGATCTCCTTTATCTCAACGGCGAGGCCATTGTTGAGAAGTCGCTCAGGGAGCGTCGCGAGCTCCTGCTGAATGCCTTTGCGCCAGTAGAGGGTGAATTTGCCCTTGCTACGCATATGGATGGACGGGAGTTGGAGCAGATCCAAGTGTTCCTCGACGAGAGTGTCAAGGCGTCTTGCGAAGGTCTGATGGTGAAGATGTTAGACGGCTCGGAGAGCGGGTATGAGCCCAGCAAGAGGAGCCGAAACTGGCTCAAG ATCAAAAAGGATTACTTAAGCGGCATCGGCGACTCGCTTGATCTCGTAGTATTGGGTGCATATTACGGCAAAGGCAAGCGTACATCTGTCTACGGCGCCTTTCTCTTGGCCTGCTACAACCCGTCGTCTGATTCGTATGAAACCGTCTGCAATATCGGCACGGGATTCTCCGAGGCCGTCCTCGAGGAACTGCACAAGCAGCTCTCGGACATTGTCATTGACCGGCCAAAGCCGTTTTACGCACATTCCTCGGGCGGGCAACATCAGCCCGACGTGTGGTTCGAGCCTCGTTACGTCTGGGAGGTCAAGACGGCCGATTTGACGCTCAGCCCGCGCTACAAGGCCGGGTGCAAAGAAGGTGTCGACCCCGGCGGTGAAAAGGGAATCAGTCTGCGATTCCCGCGCTTCATAAAAGTGCGCGACGACAAGAAGGCCGACGAGGCCACGTCCAGTCGCCAGGTGGCTGAGATGTATCGCAAGCAGGAGAGCGTGACCAAGAGCAAGGGCCCTGCGGTGGATGATGATTtcgagtattaa
- a CDS encoding pyruvate dehydrogenase E1 component, protein MFSRAIRLNRAVPLRTRAPATFAAASRSVTTNAASATLEKGVPQSDDEPFQITLSDESFETYQLDPPPYTLDVTKKELKQMYKDMVVVRQLEMAADRLYKEKKIRGFCHLSTGQEAVAVGIEHALTREDDLITAYRCHGFAYMRGGTVRSIIGELLGRREGIAYGKGGSMHMFTKGFYGGNGIVGAQVPVGAGLAFAHKYTGRKNASVILYGDGASNQGQVFEAFNMAKLWNLPALFGCENNKYGMGTAAARSSALTDYYKRGQYIPGLKVNGMDVLAVKAAVKYGKDYAVAENGPLVLEYVTYRYGGHSMSDPGTTYRTREEIQRMRSTNDPIAGLKQKIMDWEVVTEDELKTIDKEARSFVNEEVAAAEAMAVPDTTPKILYEDIYVPGTEPQFIRGRTPDETYYFN, encoded by the exons ATGTTCTCCCGCGCGATCAGGTTAAACAGAGCAGTGCCTCTGCGCACTCGCGCCCCGGCCACTTTTGCTGCTGCATCCCGGTCCGTCACCACCAACGCTGCATCGGCAACTTTGGAGAAGGGAGTTCCCCAG TCCGACGATGAGCCTTTCCAGATCACCCTGAGCGATGAGAGCTTCGAGACCTACCAGCTCGACCCCCCGCCGTACACCCTCGATGTCACGAAGAAGGAACTGAAGCAGATGTACAAGGATATGGTTGTTGTCAG ACAACTCGAGATGGCCGCCGATCGCTTGtacaaggagaagaagattcGTGGTTTCTGCCACTTGTCCACCGGTCAGGAGGCTGTCGCTGTCGGCATTGAGCACGCTCTTACCCGCGAGGATGACTTGATCACTGCTTACCGTTGCCACGGCTTCGCCTACATGCGTGGCGGTACCGTCCGCTCCATCATTGGTGAGCTGTTGGGCCGCCGCGAGGGTATTGCGTACGGCAAGGGAGGTTCCATGCACATGTTCACCAAGGGTTTCTACGGTGGCAACGGTATCGTCGGTGCACAGGTGCCCGTCGGTGCTGGTCTGGCTTTCGCCCACAAGTACACTGGTCGCAAGAACGCCTCCGTTATCCTGTACGGTGACGGTGCCAGCAACCAGGGCCAGGTCTTCGAGGCTTTCAACATGGCTAAGCTCTGGAACTTGCCCGCCCTGTTCGGCTGCGAGA ACAACAAGTACGGTATGGGTACCGCTGCTGCTCGTTCATCAGCCCTCACAGATTACTACAAGCGCGGGCAGTACATTCCTGGACTCAAGGTCAACGGCATGGACGTCCTCGCCGTCAAGGCCGCCGTCAAGTACGGAAAGGACTACGCTGTTGCCGAGAACGGACCCCTCGTCCTCGAGTACGTTACCTACCGCTACGGTGGTCACTCCATGTCCGACCCTGGTACCACCTACCGTACTCGTGAGGAGATCCAGCGCATGCGTTCCACCAACGACCCCATCGCCGGCCTCAAGCAGAAGATCATGGACTGGGAGGTTGTCACTGAGGACGAGCTCAAGACCATTGACAAGGAGGCCCGCAGCTTTGTCAACGAGGAGGTTGCCGCTGCTGAGGCCATGGCCGTCCCCGACACCACCCCCAAGATTCTCTACGAGGACATCTACGTCCCCGGTACCGAGCCTCAGTTCATCCGCGGCCGCACCCCTGATGAGACCTACTACTTCAACTAA
- a CDS encoding histone acetyl transferase HAT1 yields MAETDEWSANATESLNISLIAPATGATKTIATFNPKFTYSIFGDDERIFGYKDLRINLRYRTFDMRPNVQITYGKKFQSVGETEAADVDATLKEHLPLVAFQPAREFNTSSQSQPADWTPPGSLHSSFEGPDGTYEVWKGSLADPAVRQIVTRVEIMVPMFIEGGSYVSRDPENEEDPWKVLEDANRWTTFFLYRKQTSPETSDKPSYTFVGYSTIYKFFCFRPPTPPSSEWDLPKEEFNLLEELPCRSRLSQFLILPPFQGKGIGARLYKTIFEHYYNNPQTLELTVEDPNEAFDDMRDLADITFLRALPEFSKVKINTSIAIPSPPSGTVPKDLVDQELLREIRQKTKIVERQFKRLIEIQTMSQLPESVRVGFGDEKKPTPTKQDKHQYRLWQLFVKQRLYRQNADVLGQLDQSERSEKLNEALVSVELEYARILDWHARWVKNMAASSAEDSGGKRKSVDDSEEQGAAKKVRVESA; encoded by the exons ATGGCTGAGACTGACGAGT GGTCGGCCAACGCCACCGAATCGCTGAACATCAGCTTGATCGCACCTGCTACCGGGGCTACAAAGACGATTGCCACATTCAACCCCAAGTTTACGTACTCCATCTTCGGCGATGATGAACGCATCTTTGGATACAAGGATCTCAGGATCAACCTGCGCTATCGCACGTTCGACATGCGCCCCAATGTTCAGATAACCTACGGCAAGAAGTTCCAGTCCGTTGGAGAGACTGAGGCGGCAGACGTCGATGCGACTCTGAAGGAGCACCTGCCGTTGG TCGCCTTCCAACCCGCACGCGAATTCAACACAAGCTCTCAGAGCCAACCCGCCGACTGGACTCCTCCCGGCAGCCTACACTCGAGCTTCGAGGGACCTGACGGAACGTACGAGGTGTGGAAGGGAAGTCTCGCGGACCCTGCTGTCCGTCAAATCGTCACCCGTGTCGAGATTATGGTTCCAATGTTCATCGAAGGTGGCTCGTACGTCTCTCGCGACCCGGAAAATGAGGAGGATCCGTGGAAGGTCCTCGAGGATGCCAATCGCTGGACTACATTCTTCCTGTACAGGAAGCAAACATCCCCAGAGACCTCCGACAAGCCTTCCTACACCTTTGTCGGTTACTCAACCATTTACAAATTCTTCTGTTTCCGGCCGCCGACGCCGCCGTCATCCGAGTGGGATCTGCCAAAGGAGGAGTTTAACCTGCTGGAGGAGCTGCCCTGCCGATCTCGTCTGTCGCAGTTCTTGATCTTGCCGCCTTTCCAGGGCAAGGGCATCGGTGCCCGCCTCTACAAGACCATCTTCGAGCATTACTACAACAACCCACAGACCCTGGAGCTGACTGTGGAGGATCCCAACGAGGCTTTCGATGACATGCGCGACTTGGCTGATATCACCTTCCTGCGGGCACTGCCAGAGTTCAGCAAGGTGAAGATCAATACGAGCATTGCTATCCCTAGCCCTCCCAGCGGTACCGTACCCAAGGACCTAGTGGACCAGGAGCTTCTTAGAGAGATCCGTCAAAAGACCAAGATCGTCGAGCGTCAGTTCAAGCGCCTGATTGAGATTCAGACCATGTCACAGCTTCCCGAGTCTGTCCGGGTAGGATTCGGCGATGAGAAGAAGCCGACACCTACCAAGCAGGACAAGCATCAGTACCGTCTGTGGCAGCTGTTTGTGAAGCAGCGCCTGTACAGGCAGAATGCCGATGTGCTCGGTCAACTGGACCAGTCTGAGCGGTCAGAGAAGCTCAACGAGGCCCTGGTCAGCGTCGAGCTCGAGTACGCCAGAATTCTTGACTGGCACGCTCGTTGGGTGAAGAACATGGCTGCTTCCTCCGCCGAGGACTCGGGCGGCAAGCGTAAGTCTGTGGATGACAGCGAGGAGCAGGGTGCGGCCAAGAAGGTCAGAGTTGAGAGCGCCTAG
- a CDS encoding ZIP Zinc transporter, translating into MKNSSSRGYNKRRSRFCLFVEVVLEGRSRASFFATKSASGGTRSLKQCRDETRLRALLDQSQPQKEQAASSRKQEAATGRSHRITTWGDKAQKGGAWSLATNDVAPAVPVGAPSIASHLSSPNLDDNSPSQSFWPSADFPPQPIATAPELPSTIEEFQTCWRDPTKPRPTLFHSLFLLFPLNRPSPIYAHAESQSDRRSLLEYGRTTVAALAEPSAPSQATVMALASFFAGSIPLAITLTQSQLRLISSVGVGILVGTSMIVIIPEGIEAVTTTGGHSHSKRSLVDAAGKQGRPAIRWVTDGEIPQLADTVSSVRIVEEELHAIGRDVEHTAKLHSREEQDEHGHEQPPAAAPGPEPHHDEPKHENEVPTFYIGLSMILGFVLMYLIDRLPRHAAGGSGSEPQMRHVSLDNLGGSSSVGDEETEGFLGPLAPPPKQSRSLATTIGLVIHAAADGIAMGASTSTSNTKLGLIIFVAIMVHKAPAAFGLTSVLLKQGLSKRTARGHLIVFSLAAPFGALSTWAIIRILGGGNFEGESGQWWTGMLLLFSAGTFLFVAMHAMQEDGSSPKHEHGGMNGFSDGNGTQRGQQRPQMRDTFATVAGMLLPLLTQFGHHH; encoded by the exons ATGAAAAATTCGTCGTCTCGCGGCTACAATAAAAGGCGCTCGAGGTTTTGTTTGTTTGTCGAGGTTGTCCTCGAGGGTCGATCgagagcttctttttttgcgACGAAATCAGCCTCGGGGGGAACGCGCAGTCTAAAGCAGTGTCGCGACGAGACGCGCCT TCGAGCCCTCTTGGATCAATCG CAGCCGCAGAAGGAGCAAGCAGCAAGCAGCAGGAAGCAGGAAGCAGCCACGGGAAGGAGCCACAGGATTACGACATGGGGTGACAAGGCCCAGAAGGGGGGCGCCTGGAGCCTAG CGACCAATGATGTTGCGCCCGCTGTCCCGGTAGGTGCGCCATCCATTGCGAGCCATCTCAGCTCCCCCAACCTCGACGATAATTCTCCCT CTCAATCTTTTTGGCCATCTGCCGATTTCCCACCTCAGCCAATCGCAACTGCGCCAGAGCTGCCATCGACAATTGAGGAATTTCAGACATGCTGGCGTGATCCAACAAAGCCTCGACCAACCCTCTTCCACTCTCTCTTCTTACTCTTCCCTCTCAACCGTCCCTCTCCAATTTACGCACACGCCGAATCGCAGTCGGATCGACGCTCTCTACTCGAGTATGGGAGGACTACTGTTGCTGCTCTTGCTGAGC CTTCAGCTCCTAGCCAGGCG ACGGTCATGGCCTTGGC GTCCTTCTTCGCCGGCTCAATACCACTCGCGATAACCCTCACACAGTCGCAACTCCGATTGATATCAAGCGTGGGAGTCGGTATATTGGTCGGGACATCTATGATTGTCATCATACCCGAAGGTATCGAAGCTGTCACAACCACCGGCGGGCACTCGCATAGCAAAAGGAGCTTGGTGGATGCGGCTGGAAAGCAAGGGAGGCCCGCTATTCGATGGGTGACAGACGGAGAAATACCCCAGTTGGCAGACACTGTCAGCTCTGTGCGGATTGTTGAAGAAGAGCTTCATGCCATTGGCCGTGATGTGGAACACACTGCAAAGCTGCACAGTCGGGAGGAGCAGGACGAGCATGGCCACGAGCAACCCCCGGCAGCCGCCCCCGGCCCCGAACCTCATCACGATGAGCCGAAGCACGAGAACGAGGTACCGACCTTCTACATCGGCCTGTCCATGATCCTCGGCTTCGTTCTCATGTACCTCATCGACAGGCTGCCCCGTCACGCAGCAGGCGGCAGCGGATCAGAGCCGCAGATGCGTCACGTCAGTCTGGATAACCTTGGTGGTTCATCGAGCGTTGGCGACGAGGAAACGGAAGGCTTCCTCGGGCCTCTTGCGCCCCCACCAAAACAATCTCGAAGCCTAGCAACTACCATCGGTCTGGTGATCCATGCCGCAGCGGACGGCATTGCCATGGGCGCGTCCACGTCCACGTCAAACACCAAGTTGGGGCTTATAATATTCGTCGCCATTATGGTCCACAAGGCGCCCGCAGCATTTGGTCTGACATCGGTGCTTCTGAAGCAGGGATTGTCCAAACGAACGGCGCGAGGACATCTCATCGTCTTCAGCCTCGCTGCCCCTTTTGGAGCTCTTAGTACCTGGGCCATCATTCGAATCTTGGGCGGTGGAAATTTTGAGGGAGAATCTGGTCAGTGGTGGACGGGTATGCTTCTGCTCTTCTCAGCAGGAACGTTTCT GTTTGTTGCGATGCATGCCATGCAGGAAGACGGCAGCTCTCCTAAGCACGAACACGGCGGCATGAACGGCTTTTCCGACGGAAATGGCACACAAAGAGGCCAGCAGAGGCCGCAGATGCGTGATACTTTTGCGACAGTTGCTGGCATGCTCCTGCCGCTTCTTACCCAGTTTGGACATCACCACTGA